The Oncorhynchus tshawytscha isolate Ot180627B linkage group LG12, Otsh_v2.0, whole genome shotgun sequence genome includes a window with the following:
- the ercc8 gene encoding DNA excision repair protein ERCC-8 isoform X3 yields the protein MLGFLTARQAGLDDPLRLRRAESTRRVLNLELNHDRDVDRIHSNGVNTIDIEVIEGRYMLSGGADGVIVVYDLENNSGKPQYTCKAVCTVGRSSRYVHRFSVETVQWYPHDTGMFVSSSFDKTMKVWDTETLKPAEVFQFEGNVYCHHMSPIARKHSLIAVGTKDQKVQLCDLKSGSRIQVLQGHRGEVLSVRWSPRYEHILATASTDSRVLVWDVRRASGSLFSLDQHNGDKSKASSEAVNTAHNGRVNGLCFTVDGLYLLTTGTDDRMRLWNSANGKNTLVNYGKELYSGGKDCNILAWVPIVRPPDVEEEGTAAKGGSQATVNPAFEDAWSSDED from the exons atgTTGGGTTTTCTAACAGCAAGACAGGCTGGACTTGACGACCCACTTCGTCTGAGACGGGCAGAGTCAACACGGAG GGTCCTCAATTTAGAGCTGAATCATGACAGAGATGTGGATCGAATCCATAGCAATGGCGTAAACACCATAGACATTGAAGTCATTGAGGGCAGATA CATGCTATCTGGAGGGGCAGATGGGGTGATTGTGGTGTATGACCTGGAGAACAACAGTGGGAAACCCCAATACACCTGTAAAGCAGTCTGCACTGTAGGCAG GTCCAGTCGGTATGTCCACAGGTTCAGTGTAGAGACAGTGCAGTGGTACCCACATGACACAGGCATGTTTGTCTCCAGCTCCTTTGACAAAACCATGAAGGTCTGGGACACTGAGACACTAAAG CCCGCTGAAGTGTTCCAGTTTGAAGGAAACGTCTACTGTCACCACATGTCCCCTATTGCCAGGAAACACAGCCTcatcgcag TGGGTACCAAAGACCAGAAAGTACAGCTCTGTGACCTGAAGTCTGGCTCACGCATCCAGGTTTTGCAGG GTCACAGAGGTGAGGTCCTATCTGTTCGATGGTCGCCAAGATATGAGCACATTTTAGCTACAGCCAG tactgacAGCAGGGTGTTGGTGTGGGATGTGCGTCGGGCCTCAGGGAGCCTGTTCTCTCTGGATCAACACAACGGGGACAAGTCCAAGGCCTCGTCAGAGGCAG tgAACACAGCCCATAATGGAAGGGTAAATGGCCTCTGCTTCACGGTCGACGGCCTCTACCTTCTCACCACGGGAACAGACGACCGCATGAGGCTGTGGAACAGTGCCAATGGAAAAAACACACTG gtgaaTTATGGGAAG GAGCTGTACAGCGGGGGTAAAGACTGTAACATCCTAGCCTGGGTTCCTATTGTACGACCACCAGACGTGGAAGAAGAAGGGACAGCCGCCAAG GGTGGGAGCCAGGCTACGGTGAATCCTGCTTTTGAAGACGCATGGAGCAGTGATGAGGACTGA
- the ercc8 gene encoding DNA excision repair protein ERCC-8 isoform X1 — MLGFLTARQAGLDDPLRLRRAESTRRVLNLELNHDRDVDRIHSNGVNTIDIEVIEGRYMLSGGADGVIVVYDLENNSGKPQYTCKAVCTVGRSSRYVHRFSVETVQWYPHDTGMFVSSSFDKTMKVWDTETLKPAEVFQFEGNVYCHHMSPIARKHSLIAVGTKDQKVQLCDLKSGSRIQVLQGHRGEVLSVRWSPRYEHILATASTDSRVLVWDVRRASGSLFSLDQHNGDKSKASSEAVNTAHNGRVNGLCFTVDGLYLLTTGTDDRMRLWNSANGKNTLVNYGKVSNESRKGLKITVSHSCSPEFVFVPCGSSVAVYTLHTGELVTMLRGHYNNVDCCQFHPDYQELYSGGKDCNILAWVPIVRPPDVEEEGTAAKGGSQATVNPAFEDAWSSDED, encoded by the exons atgTTGGGTTTTCTAACAGCAAGACAGGCTGGACTTGACGACCCACTTCGTCTGAGACGGGCAGAGTCAACACGGAG GGTCCTCAATTTAGAGCTGAATCATGACAGAGATGTGGATCGAATCCATAGCAATGGCGTAAACACCATAGACATTGAAGTCATTGAGGGCAGATA CATGCTATCTGGAGGGGCAGATGGGGTGATTGTGGTGTATGACCTGGAGAACAACAGTGGGAAACCCCAATACACCTGTAAAGCAGTCTGCACTGTAGGCAG GTCCAGTCGGTATGTCCACAGGTTCAGTGTAGAGACAGTGCAGTGGTACCCACATGACACAGGCATGTTTGTCTCCAGCTCCTTTGACAAAACCATGAAGGTCTGGGACACTGAGACACTAAAG CCCGCTGAAGTGTTCCAGTTTGAAGGAAACGTCTACTGTCACCACATGTCCCCTATTGCCAGGAAACACAGCCTcatcgcag TGGGTACCAAAGACCAGAAAGTACAGCTCTGTGACCTGAAGTCTGGCTCACGCATCCAGGTTTTGCAGG GTCACAGAGGTGAGGTCCTATCTGTTCGATGGTCGCCAAGATATGAGCACATTTTAGCTACAGCCAG tactgacAGCAGGGTGTTGGTGTGGGATGTGCGTCGGGCCTCAGGGAGCCTGTTCTCTCTGGATCAACACAACGGGGACAAGTCCAAGGCCTCGTCAGAGGCAG tgAACACAGCCCATAATGGAAGGGTAAATGGCCTCTGCTTCACGGTCGACGGCCTCTACCTTCTCACCACGGGAACAGACGACCGCATGAGGCTGTGGAACAGTGCCAATGGAAAAAACACACTG gtgaaTTATGGGAAGGTGAGTAACGAAAGCCGTAAGGGGTTAAAGATCACGGTGTCTCATAGCTGCAGCCCGGAGTTTGTGTTTGTACCTTGTGGCAGCTCAGTGGCGGTGTACACTCTACACACCGGGGAACTCGTAACCATGCTAAGGGGACACTACAACAACGTGGACTGCTGCCAGTTCCACCCCGACTACCAG GAGCTGTACAGCGGGGGTAAAGACTGTAACATCCTAGCCTGGGTTCCTATTGTACGACCACCAGACGTGGAAGAAGAAGGGACAGCCGCCAAG GGTGGGAGCCAGGCTACGGTGAATCCTGCTTTTGAAGACGCATGGAGCAGTGATGAGGACTGA
- the ercc8 gene encoding DNA excision repair protein ERCC-8 isoform X2, with the protein MLGFLTARQAGLDDPLRLRRAESTRRVLNLELNHDRDVDRIHSNGVNTIDIEVIEGRYMLSGGADGVIVVYDLENNSGKPQYTCKAVCTVGRSSRYVHRFSVETVQWYPHDTGMFVSSSFDKTMKVWDTETLKPAEVFQFEGNVYCHHMSPIARKHSLIAVGTKDQKVQLCDLKSGSRIQVLQGHRGEVLSVRWSPRYEHILATASTDSRVLVWDVRRASGSLFSLDQHNGDKSKASSEAVNTAHNGRVNGLCFTVDGLYLLTTGTDDRMRLWNSANGKNTLVNYGKVSNESRKGLKITVSHSCSPEFVFVPCGSSVAVYTLHTGELVTMLRGHYNNVDCCQFHPDYQVTDCLCLPVCL; encoded by the exons atgTTGGGTTTTCTAACAGCAAGACAGGCTGGACTTGACGACCCACTTCGTCTGAGACGGGCAGAGTCAACACGGAG GGTCCTCAATTTAGAGCTGAATCATGACAGAGATGTGGATCGAATCCATAGCAATGGCGTAAACACCATAGACATTGAAGTCATTGAGGGCAGATA CATGCTATCTGGAGGGGCAGATGGGGTGATTGTGGTGTATGACCTGGAGAACAACAGTGGGAAACCCCAATACACCTGTAAAGCAGTCTGCACTGTAGGCAG GTCCAGTCGGTATGTCCACAGGTTCAGTGTAGAGACAGTGCAGTGGTACCCACATGACACAGGCATGTTTGTCTCCAGCTCCTTTGACAAAACCATGAAGGTCTGGGACACTGAGACACTAAAG CCCGCTGAAGTGTTCCAGTTTGAAGGAAACGTCTACTGTCACCACATGTCCCCTATTGCCAGGAAACACAGCCTcatcgcag TGGGTACCAAAGACCAGAAAGTACAGCTCTGTGACCTGAAGTCTGGCTCACGCATCCAGGTTTTGCAGG GTCACAGAGGTGAGGTCCTATCTGTTCGATGGTCGCCAAGATATGAGCACATTTTAGCTACAGCCAG tactgacAGCAGGGTGTTGGTGTGGGATGTGCGTCGGGCCTCAGGGAGCCTGTTCTCTCTGGATCAACACAACGGGGACAAGTCCAAGGCCTCGTCAGAGGCAG tgAACACAGCCCATAATGGAAGGGTAAATGGCCTCTGCTTCACGGTCGACGGCCTCTACCTTCTCACCACGGGAACAGACGACCGCATGAGGCTGTGGAACAGTGCCAATGGAAAAAACACACTG gtgaaTTATGGGAAGGTGAGTAACGAAAGCCGTAAGGGGTTAAAGATCACGGTGTCTCATAGCTGCAGCCCGGAGTTTGTGTTTGTACCTTGTGGCAGCTCAGTGGCGGTGTACACTCTACACACCGGGGAACTCGTAACCATGCTAAGGGGACACTACAACAACGTGGACTGCTGCCAGTTCCACCCCGACTACCAGgtgactgactgtctctgtctgcccgtctgtctgtaG